In the genome of Cydia strobilella chromosome Z, ilCydStro3.1, whole genome shotgun sequence, one region contains:
- the LOC134753834 gene encoding uncharacterized protein LOC134753834, with amino-acid sequence MNCAKLRLHERLKPNRARPGTGRVAASGPALGRPRRFCQKRLVNPAHDEDPRWTDLFDRFYCNPSTDAAESTIGNIHTQLDEDLFLSVQNIKFDGDINETKRTKTCFKYKAIKDGQKHRMFVKQVVEEKEEYIEDCSSLLTCYYFDDYIKYILNPEQNAPSSDKSSILYCAHNNFTQNKLLQFKSNGTDVKKCNQINNNLKISCIAKEMKESKEGLPDLALEDTKVEYYKSGKRKCLTLSRTQSPETVQVIRVDVVCHPRAAPGDAPAPDGSKQTHVDNEGAFHPTSITNVKTNHFSNKYLLTNTIKTLDANVSGGAKVTLLCKTFRLSSRTKPKPNNEISSIKNPTQK; translated from the exons ATGAATTGCGCTAAGCTTCGTCTCCATGAGAGACTAAAGCCTAATAGGGCTCGCCCAGGAACAGGAAGAGTCGCAGCCTCGGGGCCCGCGCTCGGCCGGCCGCGACGGTTCTGCCAGAAACGCCTGGTCAACCCCGCGCACGACGAGGACCCGCGCTGGACAGACCTGTTCGATAG ATTCTATTGCAATCCAAGTACCGATGCTGCTGAAAGTACTATCGGCAACATACACACGCAACTGGATGAAGATTTATTTCTCTCCgttcaaaacattaaatttgatGGCGATATTAATGAAACAAAACGAacaaaaacttgttttaaatataaagcAATTAAAGATGGACAAAAGCATCGAATGTTTGTAAAACAGGTTGTCGAAGAAAAAGAAGAGTACATCGAAGACTGTTCGTCGTTGCTCACTTGCTATTACTTCGATGACTACATCAAATACATACTTAATCCTGAACAAAATGCACCTTCCTCTGATAAGTCTAGCATTTTATATTGCGCGCATAATAATTTCACGCAAAATAAATTACTACAATTTAAATCCAACGGGACCGATGTTAAGAAATGCAATCAAATTAATAACAATCTTAAAATTAGTTGTATCGCCAAGGAAATGAAGGAATCAAAAGAAGGGCTGCCTGATCTAGCGCTAGAAGATACAAAGGTGGAATATTACAAGTCAGGGAAGCGCAAGTGTCTCACGCTATCGCGAACTCAAAGCCCGGAGACCGTGCAGGTGATCCGCGTGGACGTTGTGTGCCACCCGCGGGCCGCACCCGGTGACGCGCCCGCACCCGATGGCTCCAAACAAACCCACGTCGACAACGAAGGTGCATTTCACCCTACATCTATAACCAATGTGAAAACAAAccatttttctaataaatatctGCTAACAAACACGATAAAAACTCTGGATGCAAATGTTTCAGGGGGAGCTAAAGTGACTCTGCTTTGTAAAACATTTAGGCTGTCGAGCAGGACTAAACCTAAACCCAACAACGAGATATCCTCCATTAAGAATCCTACTCAAAAATAA